Proteins encoded within one genomic window of Brassica rapa cultivar Chiifu-401-42 chromosome A09, CAAS_Brap_v3.01, whole genome shotgun sequence:
- the LOC103840826 gene encoding putative methyltransferase At1g22800, mitochondrial, which yields MRRINSVYGRVEILKRVLEKPTKQSHAFSASRSFSTEGAYGGGGESQQNSSRVKIFDRDLKRVHRDRAAWLSRNKNDTFVDAVAENLLDRLEDCKKTFPSALCLGGSLGAVQRLLRGRGGIEKLIMMDTSHDMIKSCRDAQDDNSIETSYLVGDEEFLPIKESSVDLIISSLGLHWTNDLPGSMIQCKLALKPDGLFLAAILGGETLKELRIACTLAHMEREGGISPRLSPLAQVRDAGNLLTRAGFSLPGVDVDEYVVKYKSALDLIEHLRAMGETNALLQRNKILNRETALATAAIYDSMFATEDGTIPATFQVIYMTGWKEHSSHPQAKRRGSATVSFTDIHKQFGGQS from the exons ATGCGGAGGATCAATTCAGTGTACGGACGAGTTGAGATTCTTAAGAGAGTACTCGAAAAACCTACGAAGCAATCTCACGCATTCTCGGCCTCTCGTTCCTTCTCTACAGAAGGTGCTTATGGCGGTGGCGGTGAGTCTCAGCAGAACAGCTCAAGGGTCAAGATCTTCGATCGAGATCTCAAGCGCGTACAT CGTGACCGAGCGGCGTGGCTGTCTCGCAATAAAAACGACACCTTTGTCGACGCTGTTGCTGAGAATCTTCTTGACCGCTTAGAG GATTGTAAGAAGACTTTTCCCTCTGCGTTGTGTTTGGGAGGATCTCTTGGTGCTGTTCAGCGTCTACTACGTGGTCGTG GCGGGATTGAAAAGCTTATCATGATGGATACCTCACATGACATGATTAAATCATGTAGAGATGCTCAAGATGATAACTCCATTGAGACATCTTACTTGGTTGGTGATGAAGAGTTTCTCCCTATCAAAGAGAG TTCGGTTGATTTGATCATAAGTTCCTTGGGGCTTCATTGGACTAACGATCTTCCAGGTTCCATGATACAG TGCAAACTGGCCTTGAAGCCTGATGGCTTATTTTTAGCAGCGATTCTTGGTGGAGAAACTTTAAA GGAACTGAGAATAGCATGCACTTTGGCTCACATGGAGCGTGAAGGAGGCATTAGTCCCCGGCTATCTCCTTTGGCccag GTTAGGGACGCAGGGAATCTCTTGACCAGGGCTGGTTTTAGTCTCCCTGGCGTTGACGTTGACGAATATGTTGTTAAATACAAGAGTG CGCTGGATCTTATAGAGCATCTTCGTGCAATGGGTGAAACCAATGCTCTTCTCCAGAGAAACAAG ATACTGAACCGTGAAACTGCTCTTGCCACGGCAGCCATATATGACTCCATGTTCGCCACAGAGGACGGCACTATACCTGCTACGTTTCAG GTGATTTACATGACGGGATGGAAAGAACACTCGTCTCACCCTCAGGCCAAGCGGAGAGGTTCAGCCACCGTCTCCTTCACGGATATCCACAAGCAATTCGGTGGTCAATCTTGA
- the LOC103840828 gene encoding uncharacterized protein LOC103840828 has translation MRVVPLNHYQLLLVDPLLQLDSIKNRVSRGCASFSCFSCGGASAGLDTTTTTTPCPLKVEPLKQPVVSTSPPESVAVPENGKDHHDANKADDNDDNTSKEEAFKLSLRSSLKRPPSVAGPPRSLEDIKEHETLSVDDASDLAGGDDTGRRKVQWPDACGSELTQVREFEPSEMGLSDEEWETGEHRTCSCVIM, from the exons ATGAGAGTTGTCCCCTTGAATCATTACCAGCTGCTTCTTGTTGACCCTCTTCTTCAGCTGGATTCCATCAAGAACCGAGTTTCCCGCGGTTGCGCTtccttttcttgtttttcttgtgGCGGCGCTTCCGCGGGACTTGACACCACCACAACAACCACCCCATGTCCTCTTAAAGTCGAACCTTTGAAGCAGCCCGTTGTATCGACTTCACCACCAGAGTCTGTTGCTGTTCCTGAGAATGGCAAAGACCACCACGACGCAAATAAAgctgatgataatgatgataaCACCAGCAAAGAAGAGGCTTTCAAACTCTCGTTGAGGAGCAGCTTGAAGAGACCGCCCTCTGTTGCGGGGCCACCACGCTCTCTTGAGGATATTAAAGAACACGAGACGTTGAGCGTCGACGATGCTAGCGACCTCGCCGGTGGAGACGATACGGGAAGGCGGAAAGTGCAGTGGCCAGATGCTTGTGGTAGCGAACTCACTCAAGTTAGAGAATTTGAGCCCAG TGAGATGGGATTGTCAGATGAAGAATGGGAGACCGGAGAACACAGGACATGCTCATGTGTAATCATGTAG